The Drosophila innubila isolate TH190305 chromosome 2L unlocalized genomic scaffold, UK_Dinn_1.0 4_B_2L, whole genome shotgun sequence genome segment tattttcaagtgAATATCAACATTGTTGTTTACATTCCCGGATGATTCGGTGGCGCCACTTTATTTATtccaataatattaaagaaaacgtATTTAACGTTACATATAAAAGGAATTCACTTTATTGACAACTCATGTGTACATTGTTTAGAAGTTCCTGCAAAACAAAACGGAAGCCATTAATACTTTGCCATATTTGCGATTGTTCGATAGAGAAACTTACTTGGTAATGAGGCCATCCTTCTTGGCCAGACGCACAATACAATCGTCGGACTCGCCCATGCGACGAATCTCGCCGCAAATGGCGTAGGTCTTTGTGCCGTCAGTTTGGCGGCCGGTCTCGggatccacaacaacaatgctcaATTGCACGGAGGCGTGGTCCTTAGCGTGGATAATTCTGTTTGATGCCGAGCTGGAGAAAATACATAAATCGAATTAGAGATGCTTTTCCCCAAATTTCCAGATAAAATGCAGCAGCGAACAAAGTATTGCTCTGTCCGTGAAACACGTGTTCTTCACCTACCATTTACGGGGCACGTACAAATCGACATTCTCACCGGCGTCGTTCTCCATTATGCTGCAATGAGTAGGGTAACATTTTATTAGTGCTTTTTGCgcattttaaagaatattatgGTATTTTTACTCacattttgtaataatttacaaatttgcgACCAACACTCGTCAATTGAGGctgaaaagagaaagagtgaaGTTGGCTGCGCTGTAGGGTTGCAAAAAAGTATCGATAAGTCACAAATTACCGTACTGcaatttactatttatttggGGTAGTCCATACAAATTTGCTTGgcttattatttgttttataacaaGAACTGTGGCTGTTCCAAAAACAATCTAAGCAAtacaacttatttaattttttggtgttgtaaaacaaattttacaaagGAGAAAAGTAAAGCAAGACAAACGTAAGCTGCCGAATATATCGATAGTGCTCGAATATATCGTTTGCTTCACTGTAGggttgtttatattattaaaaatatcaaaaatatttcaatataaaaaatatatcatttatatttgatactTTTGACTAAAAATATCGAAAGTATCGATTGTATAAATATCTGGCTGCGACTTTAATTTTGCCGCGTTTCCACTACAAATTAGTTGTTTCGGTAAAAGTCTATTATACCAGATTCAGACCGCCCCATCATTGTCGAGGGTGCGAAAAATTGATTCGTAGCGCTTACACTGAAGTCGTATCTTCGGAATCAGCTGTTCGGTCTGTCAATGTAAGCAAATTCGAGAGttaagaagaaaaacaaaatttttgtactgcaattaacaaattaatgagtgaaaatatcttaaagtGGTAAACGGTGCATTCAGTAATTATATTGCGTGTACTAAAACGATTATTGAGCTCGTGTTTgcgtttattaattttttaatttttctttacgCGGTATAATTTGAATTACTTACGATTATCGATGACAAAATCAGCAACATTTGcgttaaaaaatgcaaaatttcgATAAAATACTAGTCAAAATACTGTCACACTTTCAGAAGATGCGGCGCATGTTGAAAGATGCGGCCGCATCATTGTCTTCTTCTAGCCACAGGTCTCTTATGGAAAACAATTCCTCACCTTCTATTTAACTGCTAAAAGTCAATCATGCGCCCAGTGTAAAGACAGTATTAGCCAAGATGTATTAAACACGGGTGACTTCTTAGTTGACAGCTGGtaacacaaaaaatgttgtcgTGCCTTTTCGACTCTCAGAGGCGCTAGAACGAGATAGCAAACATAAAGTTGGTTCCCAACTTTCAAAATAGCTTACTCAAAAGAGGACAACAGTGTTGAACAAGACACCTAGTTGTTAATACATTTTGGCCTGGACCAACTCAATAACGGGCTAAATCTcgtttttataaaacttgaaTCAAATTTACCCAGTGTGTCTATATACACTATGTCACTCTCACTATATctggcaaaacaaaatttttatatttatctatgtTTTGCtagtaattttctttttaaatgtgTGCAAAAATCTGACAGACAAAAAATTGTAGCAGCtccataataatattaaacaaaaatagataATAAGCTATGCATTTGGTATGTATCGACATTCTGTAATATtaccattttaaatttgcgacaaactgtaaataatttgcattgatcttttgctaattaaaattgagctaaacaaaaatgtcttattctataattatttattattatatgatcATTTTTGTGACTAATACAATAATTTCTTTGCCTTTTTGTACTTGTAGCACTAGGaatattcaaatcaaatgaattagTAAATCCCAATTAACCGAAGAAGTACCTACTTAAGATTGGCTGAATGGAAGCGTATAAGATATCGACAtagtattgaaaaaatcacttggatatttttaaagctatttttcATCGATAATTAAACTAGTTTGTGGATGCTTCCTCACCAGAAATAGCTATATTCCCCTTAAAAAGTTCTATAGGGAGCAGCTGTGAAAAGCTGATTTACGAAATTTAATCAACACCTAATCttaatctgtttcaggaaaGCCCTTAATAATAGGGACTTAAACGAACGAAACGAACAAATTAAAGAACTGAACGACTGAATTATGTGAACTACAATCAATGACGTCGTTCGTTGGTTCACTTTAGTGAACAGTTCAATCGAACTTATTCTGTTTTGGCAATGTGAAGGAGTAGTGGCTGTATCGCATTAAAATTGGCGCCGGAGCTTTTTTGGCCTTAGCGCCCTTTGTAAAGTCGGTAGCTGTGCACTCGTAGGACCTATATCGATAGGACATACTCGTATTAAACCCAAATAGTAAAAGCAGTAGCAATTATTGGtgcaaaacataaattacTTGCGAACGAGCCCAGAGTCTTACTGCATGTGAGTATTGATTTTAGACAGAGGCTGCGTCGTCGGTGTCCTTGATCCGGTGTCAACGACGATATTCCGTCAATGGAAGCCGCAggacttttttttatgcttcgTCAACCAAGtgtgtatttttaagtttgtgtTTGTGGGCGGTGAGCGGGGGCGTGtgacattgtttttattgtggaTTAACGTGTAtggttttgattttcaaattaacaGTGTGCGGCActacatttttcatatttgtacCGTTATTATATCAGTTATAAATTGCGAAGCATCTAATATGACTGTAACGTTTCTGCATTCGCATTCATATGAATGTTTATAaagcaatatatattttgattgaataaacctatataaatgttaaataaatatacaaacaaaaaatacgagATCAGTAcgaaacaataaattttccGCCTTAACAGCATGCATTAACAGAAGTATAACAGTGTGGGGTATTTTATACTCGATCAGTGCAGTGTCTTTGATAACAGTGAGAATTTTTACAGGGACATTACTATTCAACACTAACATTATGTTAGATCTTCAATTTGGCAAGATATTTCcgttaattttgatttaaatatgcatactGTCAAGATTTTAAGCCAACTTTAAACGACTTAGTTAGGAAtattatgcatatatgtatattcttcaTGCTTTTTATTGATGGAGCTCGCAGAAAGATCTTAAtatgtgtaaaaatatattcgagCAGGTTCTGCTGTGAATctttttgctttggcttttcAGTCGCGTTTCAACTTTCATTGTGTACGGTGCTTCCACGTCCCATGCTCAGTCGAACGATTTGCGGcgtgttttgtattttctcGTTGTAGTTTGTATCATTCTTAAACAGACCTCATAACGGGCCTGTCTCTCAACTTCTTGACCTTTAACGcgaatgtgtgagtgtgtgatttttgcataatgtaaaactaaaaatgtaaatttattcgCCACAAATGAGATCATATTTGTTAAGTAAGCGgctatttataaacataataaaacaatattacaACGCtgcaataaacaaaagaaagaaaaaatcaaacaaaatgcactttgttttgaaaattttagatGAAAGTGCATCGAATTGAATAGTTTTAAAACATTATAATTGATGTTATCGTCTCGGTaatgaaatgtgaaaatgatTACCGTAGTCAATGACTGTAACTGTCCGATAGAATGTTGTAATGCATAAGCATTTATCATATGAAATAACTATGTTTTTGATTCGCACTTATCTCTCAAGTTCTCGTAGTATGGCTAACGACCTAGAACCTTAGGTAACTTACGGCCTCCGTTTAATGATTACATTTTcgaaagcaataaataaattccgaTTGGAATTCAATGATTGAAAATAACCAGTTAAATGTGAGGTTGTAAtggaaacaatttttaattaaactcaaAAAAGCATAAAGTAATTAAGATGAGCACACAATCTAAGTGAGAGctttaaaactaacaaaaagaaaaagcaagaaaataaaattgaagacATGCCGGAAAACTGTGATGTCAGCACCAAAATGCGTTCCCTCATCATATGCTGTTGATGACGTTGGTAGCACATGAAGAAAACTTTAAGTAAAGCACTTTCTAGGTCAAAAGTTGAAAGGcggttgatgatgatgatacaaaaaaacaagcaaaatgcagcagcatgaaatgcaattaatatccaaagcaaaaaaacaatgtaaaaGCAATCCAATGTGTACTCCTACTGCTTGTGTTAACCTATAACCTGTCTATGGCTGTTGCGCCTCGACGTCAATGaagcaaattataaaattaaaaatttattaaaagtattgaTTGGCTTGCAAATCGAAAAGACTGCCGTGTAATAATGTCAGTTGCATTAAAGAAAGCAAGCTAGAGGACAGGTACAGATATTCTGAGCAAATCGTTAGTATTCgaagataataaaatgttgtacaTTAGATGtacaaatatacattaaatacCTAAAAGATATAGTTAAAAGtaacttaaaaatgtattacctTTTCGTAAAAGAAGAAACTTGtcgaagaaaataaaataaactggaCAATagaaatgtataatataatgCTTAACTACATATAACCTATGGAAATGTTTGAAGTAACAATAACGAAATCATCTTTTATAGCTCTTAGAGGAATTACTTTCCCAGAATCTCTTATGATTTATGGTTTTCAAAAGTAGTTCATATACcttgttatttttcttctcCTTCCTATAATTACTTGGGatataaatactataatttAATCCTTTTTGCAAGTGTATAAAATTGCGCTCTTATTTCTGGCCCAGAGCAATTGGCAACTGGATTgcaactttttcttttctgtttttgtttttgcattctAATCGGGGAGTTGCTTGGGAAACTTGTCGACCCGGGAAATGCCCAAACTCccagcttgcaacttgcaactaaCAATTCGCAACAGTCtgtgcaacttgcaacttaaTTTTGATGTGCCCCGTGACTCAActtgctttttatttgcagcGCCTGGATTCGGATACTTTGAAACTGGTCGTTTATTTTGCTGGATCGTTGGTTCTTCAATGATGATCtctgtctttgttgttgctttgatttgattgGTGCCAGTTGtcagctgttgcagttgctgttgtagttactgttactgttacaataaatatcttgttgttgtcgtcataCTATTACTGTTACTAGAAGTTGTTGGAGTCGGTCGCCGCCggagctgttgctgccgctgcttcaGACGCTGCGTTACAGTTTGAATATCGGTCAATGGTAACGGGCTTGTTAACaggtgcaactgcaactgccaccAGACAAGGAAaccaggcagacagacagctagagcgagagagagagagagagagagagagagagagagaaggaaggAATCAAAACATGTCACTAAAGGTGAGTTTgaccaatttaaaaattaaagtcgcTTAAACTTGCTTAGAAATACTCATTTTGGCAGCTTGTCTAGACGCGATTTGCATGggaaattttgtaatatttagcTTGGCAAAATTACTAGATAGGAAACATATTAAACACTTCGGTAACACTAGGGaacaaaatggaattttttggAGCTGCTGAGTCTAAgcccaattttttattatacatataaggCCCAAGATGACAAAAAACAACTTCAAAATggtattactttattttcaatttataaaaatctatcTCTTTTTTagactgtttttttttggggcccCAAACCTGTCGAAAGAAAATACAagtattactttaaaaacattaattcgggaaaaaacaaaaacttattaTCTAAATTTCCGCGTTGCTCCgtttggcaaatatttgaaagtgGTTCGATTGAGAATTGATTCTAGGAATTTAAACagaaagttttataattttagtacaATTTTTGTGGAGAATAAAGAAAGTTGGggtaattttcgaaaaatttctGAACGAGAGAATGCGTTTATGCGTCTTGAGTGCAACTTTTGATCAGTATATCTTTAAATCGATGTGAGGTTTGGtatcaaacttatttttttctttaagctgaattttatttaaaagtcagttgcaaaaaaaaattttttttttgaatttatttttttttcttatggGGAATTTTCTATTGGcgaattttttaactttaggTTGATTTTCAAAACCTAGTCCAGTCCACCAAATTTGACTTTTGCTTTCTATTCTTTGAATATTCAAGaagagattaaaaaaaaacaattcctACAATTTTGCCCGATTGGAAATGTTTGACTTTTAGAAACACAATCAACGGTATTTTTCCATGCTGAGCCTATGCTCAGcagcaaataatttacaaCGTTCAAAGGCTTTACTGTGGCAGGTTTGGCTGAAGTTTATGGGAAAAAGCTCTAGCTATTGAACTGGTAAAGATATCGgtgtgaaatttgaaatatatatttagaacaCTTCAGAGAAAATTCCAATCACAATATAAAAGTAGGAGTGTCATGAGAAAGTGCGCAAATAACGGTAAAAGGGACTTATTGACCtaagaaatcgccaaaaataaatttttttacttaaatttttttaacaactttataattttcttaaaataaaacaaataataaaaaataaaagtttttatttttagtattttgttcctgtattttaatagtttataaaggaaaaaatatttaaataatattaggGAAGCAcagttttgatttttctaaATCCCATTGAATATTTCCTGCAGTGAAACCGAACAGTTTTTATTACTAGTACAAAACTAGTTGGGGAAGAGTTAGCAACTGGTTAACTATCTAGCACAATCTCATGTATCGGAGTTCCCTACTAAACAGATTCGAACTCGTTGCGTTTTTTATGACCATGAAGTAATTGCTTCTTACCTAGATTAAAAACTAGCTGCCAAAAGCGATACGTGACGTCTAACCCTTTTAAAACCAATTTCCTACTAGTTGaatatattatcttaaaaaaaaaatatcttttcaaGGTGACGAAAGTCTTTAGATGCCCCAAAGTTTTTGATATCCAAATTTGTGACGAACcgtaatcaatttaatatataaattattttaaaaaaaatagttcgaCTAACGGCGCTGCACAAAAAAGTGGTTTTTGGGTATAAGGAATGTCGACCTTTTTCGGCAATGTGCCGAATGCcgaacttttattatttttaaggaataatcactgcggacggcagttcgcgctagtgatgAAAGCaacacgaagggtgcgaaaggcgactagcaatatatacagctaatatggaaaatttgctatgactgcccgatcagatcgagttacaTACCAAacgtttagtcctaacttacaaaccTGGGTCATatgatacgggggtgtaagtgggagggtaaaaatttaattatatgcgcgtcgattgataccttgatcacccaaatccggcAACTggataaaaagataaataaatttgaaatttttagtggacttctcaaaatgaaatgaaaagtcagtttgtttgtttgtctgtttgtataaaagcaataaaaaagcttagatgtaatgatggggatttattccatttcgaaaatctagaaatgtttgttctatgactttttgaaaaaaccgctagtttagcgggaaaacgctaaatcccggtaaaattgaacctcaacagtttccaaaccgtagaacagatatgttctatatatcattggaaaggtgtgtttaaGGGCTTTAGGGCGtacctttttttcttaagtactcaggtaacattttacaggtgaaacaAAGCtctttagcttacattttggcgacaTATGACAAAACGTCtcaaacgatttttattaagtttgagtatgttgtagtacgtatttttgcgttttttggtatatgaaacatacattttggctgaggggtttggactgaatatatacatttttctatcggtcgaaaatcacgttttagtacgaaaccCTTTTTggttatatgaaatattttaaccaaact includes the following:
- the LOC117780785 gene encoding 40S ribosomal protein S21; translated protein: MENDAGENVDLYVPRKCSASNRIIHAKDHASVQLSIVVVDPETGRQTDGTKTYAICGEIRRMGESDDCIVRLAKKDGLITKNF